TCGTCATCCTTTAAAAATTCCCCAGTATGGGTGTTAGTGATGGTGCGTCTTGTGTATACCAAGAGTGGCATATTGATGACCTGTTCcgtttaaaatatttgtaattctGTGTCTATTGTGGGAGATACCAAGAAAAGAGGACATATTTTCTGTCTTCAAaacatgtcttttatttcttatttttggggggaaggcagttaggtttgtttgttcctttatttatttatttttaagggaggtgctgggatagaacccaggatgtagtgcatgctaagtgtgcactttACCTCTGAGCTCTAACCCTCCCTGCTGAAACATGTTGTCTTTCTTAAAGAATCTGAACCGTCTCTAGGGGACACAGTCAAGGATAGAGCTAACGAAGAAAGAGAAATCTGCATTGAGGGCCCTGACGCATACCCACACAGCGGGAGAAGTCGTTATTTTCGACCAGAGATGTGAGGAAGGGGCATAGAGGTTCTGGGCCAGGAAGGGTTCGCTGAGTAGCTGGAATATTCTACCACCATTAGAGTATTTGCCAAGCAGAGGAACAATtccaaaaataataacagtattcTTGCCCTTGAAATGTACACACTTAGCATGTAAGCGAAGTATTACAGGACGATATTTTATGTGGCTTAATCATGGTACTTGTGCCTCCTGTGGACAAGCACACTGTGGAGGAGCCTCTTTGTAACTGCAGGGAGAAACTCCTCCTGGGTGTCGGAGGCCTTTCTGACCCACTCCCCAGATGCTTCACATCCAGCATCCTTTTCAGCCTCTAGCTTCAGTTTTCACCAAAGGACTTTCAAggtagggttttgttttttgttttttttttttaaatcagcaagTGGGCTAGAAAAGCAGTAGTGTTGTTTGAATTATGTGTGCAAAAGAATGTGAGAAGTTATTTTAGAGTGGAGGTCTTTAGGAATATAAATTTCCCCGTAATAAATCTTTTCCAAAATGTTAATGAATGCTCTCAAAAAGCTGACCCCTAGTGGCCGTTTGGTTTCTGTTGCATTCTCTTACTGATACTTCATTCTGCTTATGAATAGATCTATGTGGAACTAAAATTGGCACAGTCCTTTCTGTACACTAGGATAATAAAATGTTAGAAAGCATTTGTTccgatctttttttctttgattgcttAAATTTGATTTCCGGGTAAATTGTCTTTTGAAGTTGTCAATAAATAGTCGTTAACCGTGATAAAGTTGTCAGCCTAGGGTTATATTATCTGACTGACTCGTATGATTTTCTTGGGTTGTTGCTGtggtctttctccatctgatacATGGTAGTCTGTCCGTGAATTTTTTacataggaatatatatattaagGGATCCATGCAGATATTAGTTGCTGCCAAAAGGAGAGTTGTTTCTTTAGCTAGAAACAGTTGATTTTGCAATTTACAGTCAGTCTTACTGTTGGTTTGACTGCGAGTATATGGGACTCTGGCAAAATGGAATGGagcaaaacacacaaagaagacaGCCACGACAACAAATACTTTACCTTCCAGCCTtcggttgtttttgctgtccttaCTTTTGGACTTTCTATAAGAATTGTATACTTTTTTTGCAATCACCGTGTAAAACAGAAGCATTAGGACAAAAACAGTCCAGAAAATGAACTGGCATATATAATTCACCACTTCGTGCCATTTCAGCCCCAGAGGTCCCTTTAAGGAGGCACACTTTTTCACAGAGGATGGTGTTGCTTCCTTGTTGCTTAAGATCATATTTGGCAGGGAGTTGAGGAACAAAAAGAGCCAGACGAGGGTTGAGACCACTTTTGCAAAAGCAGGTTTTTGTAcaaaaaattttccaaaaggTCTGATGATCTTGAGGAACCTGTCAAAGGCTATGAGTCCCAGCAGTATGATGCCCACATACATGGTCTCATAAAAGATGACAGCAGAGAAACGACACACAAATGCTCTGAGTTGCCAGGGTCCGAGGCGTGAGTCAGAGAGGATTTTAAACGGAAGCGTGAATGTCATTATCAAGTCGGCCACCAAAGTGTTTTTGAGGTAGACAATGAAGGTGGAGGAGCTGGGGATCTGAACAAACACCCACAGGGCTAGAGTGTTCAGCAGGATGCCGAGGAAGAAAACTACGG
This portion of the Vicugna pacos chromosome 1, VicPac4, whole genome shotgun sequence genome encodes:
- the P2RY13 gene encoding P2Y purinoceptor 13; the encoded protein is MNATAMKGFNGSEHCPRDMRIGQLVIPAIYTVVFFLGILLNTLALWVFVQIPSSSTFIVYLKNTLVADLIMTFTLPFKILSDSRLGPWQLRAFVCRFSAVIFYETMYVGIILLGLIAFDRFLKIIRPFGKFFVQKPAFAKVVSTLVWLFLFLNSLPNMILSNKEATPSSVKKCASLKGPLGLKWHEVVNYICQFIFWTVFVLMLLFYTVIAKKVYNSYRKSKSKDSKNNRRLEGKVFVVVAVFFVCFAPFHFARVPYTRSQTNSKTDCKLQNQLFLAKETTLLLAATNICMDPLIYIFLCKKFTDRLPCIRWRKTTATTQENHTSQSDNITLG